In one Nicotiana tomentosiformis chromosome 6, ASM39032v3, whole genome shotgun sequence genomic region, the following are encoded:
- the LOC138894472 gene encoding uncharacterized protein, which yields MGVLAHPAVQRQTLGREIIKLANDGIRLDETKEGGITAYALVQSSLVVHVKAKQDEDLYFVKLKEEVKNKEITAFTLGSDGVLKLNDWLCVPDVDGLRKDIMEEPHSLRGPQFTVHFLQEFQKRLSTKVNLSTAFHPQTDGQAKRTISTLEDMLRAFVIDFGGNWDDHLPLIEFAYNNSYLASIGMASYEALYGRICRSPVS from the exons ATGGGTGTCTTGGCCCATCCTGCAGTACAAAGGCAAACTTTGGGTCGAGAAATTATAAAATTGGCAAATGATGGAATTAGATTGGATGAGACCAAAGAAGGAGGTATAACTGCTTATGCCTTAGTGCAGTCTTCTCTTGTTGTGCATGTTAAGGCTAAGCAAGACGAAGATCTGTACTTTGTGAAGTTAAAAGAAGAAGTCAAAAACAAAGAAATTACTGCTTTCACTCTAGGAAGTGATGGAGTTTTGAAGTTGAATGATTGGTTATGTGTGCCTGATGTAGATGGGCTTAGGAAGGACATAATGGAAGAACCTCACAGCTTGAG AGGCCCTCAATTCACGGTGCATTTTTTACAGGAATTTCAGAAAAGATTAAGTACCAAGGTCAATTTGAGCaccgctttccatccacagaccgatggccAGGCAAAAAGGACCATTTCGACTCTCGAAGATATGTTGCGAGCAtttgttatagattttggaggtaattgggatgatcacttaccacttatagaatttgcttacaataacagctatctGGCCAGCATTGGTATGGCTTCTTATGAAGCGTTGTATGGGCGAATATGTAGGTCTCCAGTGAGTTAG
- the LOC138894471 gene encoding uncharacterized protein, producing the protein MAQSRQKSYSDKRHRDLEFMIGDKVFLKVSPIKGAMRFGNKGKLSTRFIGPYEIIEKKGKVTYDLALLIELSSVYSVFYVSMLRKYIHDESHIIPADTIEIKEGLTYEDVPIEILDRQVRKLRTKDITSVKVLWSNHDSKEATWEVEEDMRKKYPYLFEEQGM; encoded by the coding sequence AtggctcagagtcgtcaaaagtcctattctgACAAGAGGCATCGTGACCTAGAGTTCATGATTGGTGACaaagtatttttgaaagtttcaccAATTAAAGGAGCCATGAGGTTCGGTAATAAAGGTAAACTTAGTACTAGGTTTATCGGGCCTTATGAGATTATAGAAAAGAAGGGAAAAGTGACTTATGATCTAGCATTGCTCATTGAATTGTCCTCTGTTTATTCTGTCTTTTATGTATCTATGCTTAGAAAGTACATTCATGATGAGTCGCATATAATACCTGCCGATACCATAGAAATTAAAGAAGGCTTGACTTATGAAGATGTACCTATAGAAATTCTcgataggcaagtaagaaagttGAGAACAAAAGATATAACATCGGTAAAAGTTTTATGGAGTAATCATGATTCAAAAGAGGCTAcgtgggaggtcgaggaagataTGAGGAAGAAGTACCCTTATTTATTTGAGGAACAAGGTATGTGA